A window from Prochlorococcus marinus CUG1435 encodes these proteins:
- a CDS encoding serine/threonine-protein phosphatase translates to MNDNQIEKLFSNKFIQKFLIDYPTASQKNKNKFDALAISLAYYLKSFSNVNKLLEYICLIFKHIFSEKIILIIPLNHRGEIWYENIKISAKNESLAMQEEINSFFNKFNFSKNFKIKEILTFENALKNYFKEYKITTEKLLSRGKCRGFIYIFSKDLSGESITDDYNFNFIQNCLAVGLENYCLIKTNKNHEKVDREISTGAEIQSQLLPDYCPIIYGVDIAAHCRPALQLGGDYYDFMCLKTNISEKRKEKARWALVIGDVMGKGIPAGLLMTMLRGMLRAEVLTGLPPDRILHDLNQLAINDLDLSHRFVTLFYSDYDPRTRKMRFANAAHNPPLLWKSSDQQIIRLDSDGFVLGLQKDAEYNCGEIKLDKNDLVLYYTDGVIDTSNSIGERFDEERLIKTLTKLCKQSYTSQEILNKIFKKLDDFTGQNRHLEDDASMVIFQIR, encoded by the coding sequence GTGAACGATAATCAAATAGAGAAATTATTTTCAAATAAATTTATTCAAAAATTTTTAATTGATTATCCTACAGCCTCTCAAAAAAATAAAAATAAATTCGATGCACTTGCAATTTCTTTAGCATATTATCTAAAATCTTTTTCCAATGTTAATAAACTACTTGAATATATATGCTTAATTTTTAAACATATCTTTAGTGAAAAAATTATATTAATTATTCCTTTAAATCATAGGGGAGAAATATGGTATGAAAATATAAAAATCTCTGCTAAGAATGAATCTTTAGCAATGCAAGAAGAAATTAATAGTTTTTTTAATAAATTCAATTTTTCTAAAAATTTTAAAATTAAAGAAATTCTAACTTTTGAAAACGCTCTTAAAAATTATTTTAAAGAATATAAAATCACAACAGAAAAATTATTATCTAGAGGGAAGTGTAGAGGATTTATTTACATTTTTAGTAAAGATTTATCTGGCGAATCTATTACTGATGACTATAATTTTAATTTCATCCAAAATTGTCTAGCTGTTGGATTAGAAAATTATTGCTTAATAAAAACAAATAAAAACCATGAAAAGGTAGATAGAGAAATTTCTACAGGAGCTGAAATACAATCTCAATTACTTCCAGATTATTGTCCAATAATTTATGGTGTTGATATCGCTGCCCATTGTAGGCCTGCTCTGCAGTTAGGTGGAGATTATTATGACTTTATGTGTTTAAAGACAAATATCTCAGAAAAAAGAAAAGAAAAAGCTAGATGGGCCTTAGTAATAGGTGACGTTATGGGTAAAGGCATTCCTGCCGGCCTTCTTATGACCATGCTAAGAGGAATGTTACGTGCGGAGGTTCTTACAGGTTTACCACCAGATAGAATTTTGCATGATTTGAATCAATTGGCAATCAATGATTTAGATCTATCCCATAGATTTGTGACTTTATTTTACTCAGATTATGACCCTAGAACGCGAAAAATGAGATTCGCTAATGCAGCTCATAATCCTCCTTTACTTTGGAAAAGCTCAGATCAGCAAATTATTAGGTTAGATTCAGATGGATTTGTGCTTGGACTACAAAAAGATGCCGAATATAATTGTGGAGAAATCAAGCTTGATAAAAATGACTTAGTTCTTTATTACACAGATGGAGTAATAGATACCTCTAACTCTATAGGAGAAAGGTTTGATGAGGAAAGGTTAATTAAAACTCTTACAAAATTATGTAAGCAATCTTATACGTCTCAAGAAATATTAAATAAAATATTTAAAAAATTAGATGATTTTACAGGACAAAATAGACATTTAGAAGATGATGCATCTATGGTTATTTTTCAAATAAGGTAG
- the argH gene encoding argininosuccinate lyase — protein MSKVWSKRFDKSLNPFIEKFNASIGFDKKLVLEDLDCSIAHAKMLGKTKVLSSAETSQIINGLEKIKVDYSEGKFSPNPPSEDIHYCIEEKLISIIGETGKKLHTGRSRNDQVGTDIRLWLRKEIDKLENLILDLQKSFFYLAKSNIYTLIPGYTHMQRAQPLSLAHHLLAYLEMFQRDRERFKEVRARVNTCPLGAAALAGTKIKIDRDFTAAELGFEKIYKNSIDAVSDRDFCIEFVSASALAMSHLSKISEEIIMWVTDEFSFAKLTDKCATGSSLMPQKKNPDVPELIRGKTGRVYGHLQALLTMVKGVPLAYNKDFQEDKEPIFDTAETLSSCIRAMTILINEGIEFNIKNLTDSVENDFSNATDLADYLVGKNVPFRSAYQVVGEIVKYCSERKILFKNLKIHEFKKFHPEFDEDVFADLEPFNVVKSRISEGGTGFVQVEKEVNNWQKKLLL, from the coding sequence ATGTCAAAAGTTTGGAGCAAAAGATTTGATAAGTCACTTAACCCTTTCATTGAAAAATTTAACGCTTCAATAGGATTTGATAAAAAGCTTGTATTGGAAGATTTAGATTGTTCTATTGCCCATGCAAAAATGCTTGGCAAAACAAAAGTTTTATCCTCTGCTGAAACTTCTCAGATTATTAATGGTCTAGAGAAAATAAAAGTTGACTATTCAGAGGGTAAGTTTTCCCCTAATCCACCTTCTGAAGATATTCACTACTGTATTGAAGAAAAACTAATTAGCATTATTGGTGAAACTGGAAAAAAATTACATACAGGCAGAAGTAGAAATGATCAGGTTGGTACAGATATAAGATTGTGGCTCAGAAAAGAGATTGATAAACTTGAAAATTTAATACTTGATTTGCAAAAATCTTTCTTCTATCTTGCTAAATCAAATATTTATACTTTAATTCCTGGATATACTCATATGCAAAGAGCACAACCATTATCTTTGGCTCATCATTTATTAGCTTACTTAGAAATGTTCCAAAGAGACCGTGAAAGATTTAAAGAAGTAAGAGCAAGAGTCAATACTTGTCCATTAGGAGCTGCAGCATTAGCTGGTACAAAAATAAAAATAGATCGGGACTTTACTGCTGCAGAATTGGGTTTTGAAAAGATTTACAAAAATAGTATTGATGCAGTAAGTGATAGAGATTTTTGTATAGAGTTTGTTTCTGCATCTGCCTTGGCAATGTCTCATTTGAGTAAGATTTCGGAAGAAATAATAATGTGGGTAACTGATGAATTTTCTTTTGCAAAATTAACAGACAAATGCGCTACAGGAAGTAGCTTAATGCCTCAGAAAAAAAATCCAGATGTTCCTGAATTGATAAGAGGTAAGACTGGAAGAGTATATGGACACCTACAAGCTTTGTTGACCATGGTTAAAGGGGTACCTCTTGCATATAACAAGGATTTTCAAGAAGATAAAGAACCAATATTTGATACTGCAGAGACTTTATCTTCTTGTATTAGAGCAATGACTATATTAATTAATGAGGGCATAGAATTTAATATTAAAAATTTAACTGATTCGGTAGAAAATGACTTTTCTAATGCTACTGATTTAGCAGATTACTTAGTTGGAAAAAATGTACCCTTTAGGAGCGCATATCAAGTAGTGGGTGAAATTGTTAAGTATTGCTCAGAGAGAAAAATTTTATTTAAGAATCTTAAAATTCATGAATTTAAAAAATTTCATCCTGAATTCGATGAGGATGTTTTTGCGGATCTTGAACCTTTTAATGTTGTTAAGTCAAGAATTAGTGAAGGTGGTACGGGTTTTGTCCAAGTAGAGAAGGAGGTAAATAATTGGCAAAAAAAATTATTACTTTGA
- a CDS encoding RNA-binding protein: MSIFVGNLPFRAEREDVLQLFSPYGEVLNCSLPLERDTGRKRGFAFVEMADESIESTAINGLQGAELMGRPLRINKAEPRGSGGSRRGGRGGYGGGNNSGGYGGGNNSGGYGGGNNSGGYGGGNNSGGYGGGYGGGNNSGGYGGGNNSGGYGGGNNKSSGAEGWEDRSYGDSSENSEYESGRSRRKRGVSNANNTSSEEN; the protein is encoded by the coding sequence GTGAGTATTTTTGTTGGCAATTTGCCTTTCCGCGCAGAGCGTGAGGATGTTTTACAGTTATTTTCCCCTTATGGTGAAGTTTTAAATTGTTCTCTTCCTCTAGAAAGAGATACTGGAAGAAAAAGAGGATTTGCATTTGTTGAAATGGCTGATGAATCAATTGAATCAACAGCTATTAATGGCTTGCAGGGTGCAGAGCTTATGGGTAGACCTTTAAGAATTAATAAGGCAGAGCCAAGAGGATCTGGAGGATCTCGAAGAGGAGGAAGAGGTGGCTATGGCGGTGGAAATAATAGTGGTGGCTACGGTGGTGGAAATAATAGCGGTGGCTACGGTGGTGGAAATAATAGCGGTGGCTATGGCGGTGGAAATAATAGCGGCGGCTATGGGGGTGGCTATGGCGGTGGAAATAATAGTGGTGGCTACGGTGGTGGAAATAATAGCGGTGGCTATGGCGGTGGAAATAATAAATCCTCTGGAGCAGAAGGTTGGGAAGACAGAAGCTATGGGGACTCTTCTGAAAATTCTGAATATGAAAGTGGTAGGAGCAGGAGAAAAAGGGGAGTTTCTAATGCGAACAATACTTCAAGTGAGGAAAATTAG
- the dusA gene encoding tRNA dihydrouridine(20/20a) synthase DusA has product MSSLSINSIKNIHKLSIAPMMDCTDKHFRMIMRKISSEALLYTEMIVAQSLIYTDRKEKFLNFNNEEHPISIQFGGDNPEILKEAARIAEDWGYDEINFNVGCPSSKVCSGNFGASLMKDPKKVAKCIESLKNNCNLPVTIKHRIGVDNHDSFTDLNNFVRCTANAGADRFTVHARKAILKGLNPKQNRTIPPLNYDVVKRLKKSNPELLIEINGGFTNIDESLKALNDFDGVMIGRSVYKHPLRWSEIDQKIYGIKTKPKSASKIIFSLIPYLEKHLSNGGKSWDICKHLINLVEGIPKAKIWRNQISIKSIKKELDIDYLLKITKKLEEMGY; this is encoded by the coding sequence ATGAGTTCCTTAAGTATTAATTCTATTAAAAATATTCATAAATTAAGTATTGCTCCAATGATGGATTGTACTGATAAACATTTCAGAATGATCATGAGAAAAATAAGTTCTGAAGCTCTCTTGTATACAGAAATGATTGTGGCGCAAAGTTTAATTTATACGGATAGAAAAGAAAAATTTTTAAATTTTAATAATGAAGAACACCCGATATCAATTCAATTTGGTGGGGACAATCCTGAAATCCTTAAAGAAGCTGCCCGAATTGCAGAAGATTGGGGTTATGACGAAATCAACTTTAATGTTGGTTGTCCAAGTTCAAAAGTCTGTTCTGGAAATTTTGGCGCTTCACTCATGAAAGATCCTAAAAAAGTAGCAAAATGCATAGAATCCTTAAAAAACAACTGCAATTTACCAGTTACTATTAAACACAGAATCGGTGTAGACAATCATGATAGTTTCACGGATTTAAATAATTTCGTAAGATGTACAGCAAATGCTGGCGCAGACAGATTTACCGTTCATGCAAGAAAAGCAATATTAAAAGGTCTTAATCCAAAACAAAATAGAACCATACCTCCACTAAATTACGATGTAGTAAAAAGATTAAAAAAATCAAATCCAGAATTATTAATAGAAATAAATGGTGGTTTCACGAATATCGATGAATCATTAAAAGCCTTAAATGATTTTGATGGGGTTATGATTGGACGGTCAGTATATAAACATCCCTTAAGATGGTCTGAAATTGATCAAAAAATTTATGGAATTAAAACAAAACCCAAGTCAGCATCAAAAATTATATTCTCATTAATTCCATACCTTGAAAAACATTTAAGTAATGGAGGAAAATCTTGGGATATCTGTAAACACCTTATAAATTTAGTTGAGGGTATTCCAAAGGCAAAAATATGGCGAAATCAAATTTCAATTAAATCTATAAAAAAAGAATTAGACATTGATTATCTACTTAAAATAACGAAAAAGCTTGAAGAAATGGGTTACTAA
- the msrB gene encoding peptide-methionine (R)-S-oxide reductase MsrB: MNQFLSRRTFILIPTMSILKIIFKPMQVFASSLASKDDWNLSKEEWKSRLSQESYYILREEGTERAFSSELNNEKRKGVFNCAGCDLPLFLSDKKYDSGTGWPSFWKPIEGSVATKVDFKLIVPRTEYHCSRCGGHQGHVFNDGPLPTGKRYCNNGLALSFVPD, encoded by the coding sequence ATGAATCAATTTCTATCAAGAAGAACTTTTATTTTAATTCCTACCATGTCAATTTTAAAAATAATTTTTAAGCCTATGCAAGTATTTGCTTCTTCGCTTGCTTCTAAAGATGATTGGAATTTATCAAAAGAAGAATGGAAATCCAGGCTTAGTCAAGAATCTTATTATATTTTGAGGGAGGAAGGCACTGAAAGAGCTTTTAGTAGTGAACTAAATAATGAAAAAAGAAAAGGGGTTTTTAATTGCGCAGGATGTGATTTGCCGCTTTTTCTCTCGGACAAAAAGTATGACAGTGGCACTGGTTGGCCAAGTTTTTGGAAACCAATTGAAGGATCAGTTGCAACAAAGGTCGATTTCAAATTAATTGTCCCAAGAACCGAATATCACTGTTCTAGATGCGGAGGTCATCAAGGGCATGTATTTAATGACGGGCCACTTCCTACAGGCAAAAGATACTGTAATAACGGCTTAGCATTAAGCTTTGTTCCTGATTAA
- the grpE gene encoding nucleotide exchange factor GrpE encodes MIENQSDNIDIKENDVSNQDDAPDDNSSFEDEIIENDELSPQKTEEINTEELKNTISINDARLEQLEKEHETLKNQYVRISADFDNFRKRQSRDQDDLKVQLVSKTLTAILPIVDNFERARQQLKPESEEAQTLHRSYQGLYKQLVEVLKQQGVAPMRVVGQQFDPNLHEAVLREPSEELKEDFIIEELQRGYHLEGKVLRHALVKVSMGPGKQNSQEEVEKDKVEEDIDSGENTSEDV; translated from the coding sequence ATGATTGAAAATCAATCAGACAATATTGATATTAAAGAAAATGATGTTTCAAATCAGGATGATGCTCCTGATGATAATTCATCTTTTGAAGATGAAATAATAGAAAATGATGAATTATCTCCACAAAAAACAGAAGAAATAAATACTGAAGAATTAAAAAATACTATATCTATTAATGATGCAAGGTTAGAACAGTTAGAAAAAGAGCACGAAACATTAAAAAATCAATATGTAAGAATCTCAGCAGATTTTGATAATTTTAGAAAAAGGCAGTCTAGAGATCAAGACGATTTAAAAGTCCAACTTGTTTCTAAAACTTTAACTGCAATTCTCCCAATCGTTGATAATTTTGAAAGGGCAAGACAGCAACTTAAACCAGAAAGTGAAGAAGCTCAAACTCTTCATAGAAGTTATCAGGGATTATATAAACAATTAGTAGAAGTTTTAAAACAACAAGGGGTTGCACCGATGAGAGTTGTTGGTCAGCAATTTGATCCAAATTTACATGAAGCTGTATTAAGAGAGCCAAGTGAAGAGCTTAAAGAAGATTTTATTATCGAAGAATTGCAGCGAGGATATCATCTAGAGGGAAAAGTTTTGAGACATGCTTTGGTTAAAGTTTCTATGGGACCTGGCAAACAAAATTCACAAGAGGAAGTAGAAAAGGATAAAGTTGAAGAGGATATTGATTCAGGGGAAAATACTTCTGAAGATGTATAA
- the dnaJ gene encoding molecular chaperone DnaJ, which translates to MADFYQILGVSRDADADTLKRAYRKLARQYHPDVNKEPGAEDKFKEIGKAYEALADPETRARYDQFGEAGLGGAAGMPDMGDMGGFADLFETFFNGFGGQTPQGGRTQRRGPQQGDDLRYDLNVDFKDAIFGQQREITIPHLETCEICRGTGAKPGTGPKNCTTCGGSGQVRRATRTPFGNFTQVAECPSCNGTGQIISDPCTSCGGNGVKQVRKKLRINIPAGVDTGTKLRVSGEGNVGLKGGPPGDLYVFIKVKKDSKLKREGVTIYSEIAVSYLQAILGDTVEITTVDGNVNLKIPSGTQPNTTLSLENKGVPRLGNPVARGNHEVLIKVKLPTRITDEERELLEGLASQYSDKNINSSSGLFSKLFGKES; encoded by the coding sequence ATGGCTGATTTTTACCAAATACTTGGAGTTTCACGAGATGCTGATGCGGATACCTTAAAAAGGGCTTATAGAAAATTAGCAAGACAATATCATCCTGACGTTAATAAAGAACCTGGTGCTGAAGATAAATTTAAAGAAATTGGCAAAGCTTATGAAGCATTAGCTGATCCTGAAACTAGAGCTAGATATGATCAGTTTGGAGAGGCTGGTCTGGGAGGAGCAGCTGGAATGCCTGATATGGGCGATATGGGCGGGTTTGCAGATTTATTTGAAACCTTCTTTAATGGCTTTGGAGGACAAACTCCACAGGGTGGAAGAACTCAAAGAAGAGGTCCTCAGCAAGGAGATGATTTAAGATATGACCTTAATGTTGATTTTAAAGATGCAATATTTGGCCAACAGAGAGAAATTACAATTCCTCATCTTGAGACATGTGAAATCTGTAGGGGAACAGGTGCCAAACCAGGAACCGGACCAAAAAATTGCACAACTTGTGGAGGAAGTGGACAAGTTAGGAGAGCTACGAGAACACCATTTGGAAATTTCACACAAGTAGCTGAATGTCCTTCATGTAATGGAACTGGTCAAATAATCTCAGATCCATGTACAAGTTGTGGAGGTAATGGAGTAAAGCAAGTCAGAAAAAAATTACGAATTAATATTCCTGCAGGAGTTGATACTGGTACTAAATTACGTGTTTCAGGAGAAGGAAATGTTGGTTTGAAAGGAGGCCCACCTGGAGATCTTTATGTTTTTATAAAGGTCAAGAAGGATTCAAAATTGAAAAGAGAAGGTGTTACTATTTACTCAGAAATAGCTGTAAGTTATTTACAGGCTATTTTAGGAGATACTGTTGAAATTACTACCGTGGATGGTAATGTTAATCTAAAGATTCCTAGTGGTACGCAACCAAATACAACTCTCTCACTTGAGAATAAAGGTGTCCCTAGACTTGGTAATCCAGTTGCCAGAGGTAATCATGAAGTTCTAATTAAAGTAAAATTGCCAACTCGTATAACTGATGAAGAACGAGAGCTTTTAGAGGGTTTAGCTTCACAATATTCAGATAAAAATATCAATTCAAGTAGCGGACTTTTTAGTAAATTATTTGGTAAAGAATCTTAA
- a CDS encoding sulfurtransferase TusA family protein has product MTTLKHLDLKFVPCPLNVVKIKLALEKLSKNEQLTVELDKGEPEEMVLKNLKEMGYLIKHIKENEKFIKIKILNEN; this is encoded by the coding sequence ATGACTACTTTAAAGCATTTGGATCTTAAATTTGTTCCATGTCCTTTAAATGTCGTCAAGATCAAATTGGCTTTAGAGAAGTTATCCAAAAATGAACAACTTACTGTTGAATTAGATAAAGGTGAACCAGAAGAAATGGTATTAAAAAATTTAAAAGAGATGGGATATTTAATTAAACATATCAAAGAAAATGAAAAATTTATAAAGATAAAAATATTGAATGAAAACTAA
- the rsgA gene encoding ribosome small subunit-dependent GTPase A, with the protein MKTNNKHLGLVTKKFNEFYLVDLKNQENFVNYDRFLCKVKKSINFKDQLIYVGDEVVIDNIDRKSKRALIATLKKRNNLLVRPSVANISNIYIIFSVEEPELNLSQVNRFLISAESMGVEVSLVLTKCDLISDKKRCFLLDKFEAWGYQPITLNLRKSNYFNKLLAELKQKKCSIFMGPSGVGKTTLLNMIIPGLQNNTAPVSKKIKRGKNTTRNVELFALSNQSYIVDTPGFNMQPPEVDISLLPNLYPEIYKQVIDEGIRCKFRNCLHLNDEGCNLNKSFERYSFYKEMIESSKIHYYQNQED; encoded by the coding sequence ATGAAAACTAATAATAAACATTTAGGTTTAGTTACGAAAAAATTTAATGAATTTTATTTGGTTGACTTAAAAAATCAAGAAAACTTTGTAAATTATGACAGATTTTTATGTAAGGTGAAGAAGTCTATAAATTTTAAAGATCAATTAATTTATGTTGGAGACGAAGTAGTAATTGACAATATTGATAGAAAAAGCAAACGCGCATTAATTGCAACTCTAAAAAAAAGAAATAATTTATTAGTTAGACCGTCAGTTGCAAATATTTCTAATATTTATATTATTTTTTCCGTTGAAGAGCCAGAGTTAAATTTATCTCAAGTTAACCGTTTTTTGATATCAGCAGAATCGATGGGAGTTGAAGTGTCATTAGTTTTGACAAAATGTGACTTAATTTCAGATAAAAAAAGATGTTTTTTACTTGATAAATTTGAGGCATGGGGTTATCAACCAATAACTTTAAATTTAAGGAAATCTAATTACTTTAATAAGTTGTTAGCTGAGTTAAAGCAAAAAAAGTGTTCGATATTTATGGGCCCTTCCGGTGTCGGTAAAACTACTTTGCTTAATATGATAATTCCAGGCCTTCAAAATAATACAGCTCCAGTCTCTAAAAAAATTAAGAGAGGGAAAAATACTACTCGAAATGTTGAGTTATTTGCTTTATCAAATCAAAGCTACATTGTGGATACTCCAGGTTTTAATATGCAACCTCCTGAGGTTGATATTAGCTTGTTGCCAAATCTCTATCCGGAAATATATAAACAAGTCATCGATGAAGGAATTAGGTGTAAATTTCGCAACTGCTTACATTTGAATGATGAGGGATGTAATTTAAATAAATCCTTTGAAAGATATTCTTTTTATAAAGAAATGATCGAGTCTTCTAAGATTCACTATTATCAAAACCAGGAAGATTAA
- a CDS encoding YbaB/EbfC family nucleoid-associated protein — MAGFGLPNFGQLTEAFKKAKQIQQDAQKLQDELENMEIEGKSDDEMVKVWISGNQLPLKVEVQENILSSDKETIEQNILQAIQKAHQLSTTTMKERMNDLTGGLNLNLPGFDNSES, encoded by the coding sequence ATGGCGGGTTTTGGACTTCCTAACTTTGGACAACTTACAGAAGCTTTTAAAAAAGCTAAACAAATTCAACAAGATGCACAAAAATTACAAGATGAACTTGAAAATATGGAGATTGAGGGAAAAAGTGATGATGAAATGGTAAAAGTCTGGATAAGTGGCAACCAACTTCCTTTAAAAGTAGAAGTGCAAGAAAATATTTTAAGTTCAGATAAAGAAACAATAGAGCAAAACATTTTACAAGCTATTCAAAAAGCTCATCAATTATCTACTACAACTATGAAAGAAAGAATGAATGATTTGACTGGAGGATTAAACCTTAATCTTCCTGGTTTTGATAATAGTGAATCTTAG